One Tachysurus vachellii isolate PV-2020 chromosome 18, HZAU_Pvac_v1, whole genome shotgun sequence DNA segment encodes these proteins:
- the LOC132860634 gene encoding uncharacterized protein LOC132860634 — MHWLSLVAMVIASALFFPQPSVPGLVAATMELGNNFSTRSPVNPISKYSDSHTEYMSSDKKAAKKLPHRTADTHIQTDLTVTNTSSLINEDFVPERRQYKKAKLGKIDLGLQISSKLQERHISKENHILRDFKSRDSQFQEDSKVETQIEADRTKDIGLNRKNEEESMERFKEWPRDLHPTDKPTINEDLRELSEGTRGNTLTTMPTVSPEGLGLGLDGLLQVDDDLLLLDTNPRVLFSTSPSPPKHPPLQIMLELGLMPEQREEHEVDDKELKKGKDGESYRNLLLDLSDSSEHATPSPHRRKRQLAHTAIERSVCEATSSWVMDRRTAIDVHMQNVTVLEKFPTKKGMMTQYFYETRCRGPDHRGVRAGEHGVAGAGCLGVDKRHWVSECQTKQSYVRAFTSDNTRGTGWRWIRIDTSCVCVLYSRTQRSRASTTRQGTR; from the coding sequence ATGCACTGGCTTTccctggttgccatggtgattgCCTCGGCCCTGTTCTTCCCTCAACCCAGTGTGCCCGGGCTTGTTGCTGCGACAATGGAGCTTGGCAACAACTTCAGCACCAGATCACCGGTAAACCCAATCTCCAAATACAGCGATTCTCACACGGAATACATGTCGAGCGataaaaaagcagcaaaaaaatTACCTCACAGGACGGCAGATACCCACATTCAAACTGATCTCACAGTTACCAACACATCTTCATTGATAAATGAGGACTTTGTGCCTGAAAGGAGGCAATACAAGAAGGCAAAGCTAGGCAAGATTGACCTCGGGTTGCAAATTTCAAGCAAACTTCAAGAACGTCACATTTCCAAGGAGAACCACATACTTAGGGACTTTAAATCAAGAGATAGTCAATTTCAGGAGGATAGCAAGGTAGAAACTCAGATTGAAGCAGACAGGACTAAAGACATTGGGCTGAATAGAAAAAACGAGGAGGAGTCAATGGAAAGATTTAAAGAGTGGCCAAGGGACCTGCACCCTACAGACAAGCCTACAATCAACGAGGATCTGAGGGAGCTGAGTGAGGGAACGAGAGGAAACACATTAACCACAATGCCCACGGTGTCCCCTGAGGGCTTAGGATTGGGCTTAGATGGACTCCTGCAGGTGGACGATGATCTTTTGCTGCTGGACACGAACCCTCGAGTGCTGTTTTCCACGTCCCCTTCGCCTCCCAAACATCCTCCTTTGCAGATAATGCTGGAATTGGGGCTCATGCCCGAGCAACGTGAAGAACATGAAGTGGATGACAAGGAGTTAAAGAAGGGCAAAGATGGAGAATCCTACAGAAACCTCCTGCTGGATTTATCAGACTCATCAGAACATGCGACTCCATCCCCACACCGCAGAAAGAGGCAACTTGCACACACGGCCATTGAGCGCTCGGTTTGCGAGGCTACAAGCAGCTGGGTAATGGACCGGCGAACGGCTATTGACGTGCACATGCAAAACGTCACCGTACTGGAGAAGTTTCCTACCAAGAAGGGCATGATGACACAGTACTTCTACGAGACCCGGTGTCGCGGGCCAGATCACCGCGGAGTGCGCGCCGGGGAGCATGGAGTGGCTGGAGCTGGCTGCCTTGGCGTGGACAAACGCCACTGGGTAAGCGAGTGTCAGACCAAGCAGTCATATGTGAGAGCATTCACATCGGACAACACCAGGGGGACAGGATGGAGGTGGATCCGCATCGACACATCCTGCGTATGCGTGTTGTACTCGAGGACACAAAGGAGCCGAGCCTCAACCACACGTCAGGGGACGAGATGA